From a single Miscanthus floridulus cultivar M001 chromosome 8, ASM1932011v1, whole genome shotgun sequence genomic region:
- the LOC136469502 gene encoding secreted RxLR effector protein 161-like, giving the protein MDERLKLSRDSTTEEVDATQYRRLVGSLRYLAHTQSDLTFSVGYVSRFMQRPTTEHQQPVKRIIHYIVGTLDHGLYYPRCLGAAHFIGYSDSDHAGDIDTSKSTSGILFLLAGLCGAAAYGGLAAPGQHQRQHP; this is encoded by the exons atggatgagaggctgaagctgagccgcgacagcacgacggaggaggtggacgctacacaGTACCGACgacttgtggggagccttcgctacctcgcccacacacagTCGGACTTgacattctccgtcggctacgttagtcggttcatgcagcgaccgacgacggagcaccagcagcctgtgaagaggatcatccactACATtgtggggactctcgaccacggcctctactaccctaggtgccttggggcggcacacttcatcGGGTACagtgacagcgaccacgccggcgacatcgacaccagcaagagcacgagcgggatcctcttcctccttg ctggtctttgtggggctgcagcataTGGTGGTCTTGCTGCTCCAGGACAGCATCAAAGACAGCATCCTTGA